GATGGAAGGGGTTTGGGCCACGGAGATGGCGGCCAACGCTCCCCCGGCGGCTCATCCCTGGTGGATGTGGCCCGCGTTGATGTTTGCGGTCACCTTTGTGCTGGGCATCGTCGCGGTCTTGTCGGGAGTGGGCGGCGGGGTGCTTTTCGTGCCCATCGTGGGGGGCTTCTTCCCCTTCAATCTTGACTTCGTGCGGGGCGCGGGTCTGCTGGTGGCCCTGTCGGGGGCGCTGGCGGCGGGACCGGGCCTGCTGAAGGCGGGCATGGCCGATCTGCGACTGGCCCTGCCCATGGCTCTCATCGCCTCCACCGCCGCCATCGGCGGGGCCATGATGGGTTTGGCCATGCCGCAGCATGTGGTGCAGATCGCCCTCGGAGCCACCATTCTGGGCATCGTCTTCATCATGTACAAGGCCAAGAAGTCGGAGTTTCCCGAGGTGCCCGCCGCCGACAGCCTCTCCACCACCCTGCGCATTTACGGCGTCTATCACGAAGCCTCCAGCGGCAAGAACGTCGATTGGAAGATTCATCGCACCGCCAAGGGCATGGGGCTGTTCGTACTGATCGGCATTCTGGCGGGCATGTTCGGCCTGGGTGCGGGTTGGGCCAACGTACCGGTGCTGAATCTGGTCATGGGCGCTCCCCTCAAGGTTTCGGTGGCCACCAGCAAGTTTCTGCTCTCCATCACCGACACCTCGGCGGCCTGGATCTACATCAATCAGGGGGCGGTCCTGCCCATGATGGTGGTGCCCTCCCTCATCGGGGTGATGCTGGGTTCGCTCATCGGCGTGCGACTGCTGGCGGTGACCAAACCCGCCATGATTCGCATCATTGTATTGGTCATGCTCACCTTCGCGGGTCTTCGGGCCATTCTGAAGGGTTTGGGCATCTGATATCGGGAGGAGATCCTCATGGCCGACGCATCTGCGGGCGCCAAGCCCACTGAAGAACAACTCGTTTACGCCCGCCTGCTCGACAAGGGCATGAAGTTGGGCATCGTGCTGCTCATCCTCTCCTTCGGGGTTTACGTCACGGGGGTTCTGCCGCCCCACATCCCCCTGGACGACCTGCCCAAATACTGGGGCATGGGCATTCACGACTACCTTCAGGCCACGGGCATCAAACCCGGCCTGGCCTGGGTGAGCATGCTGCACAAGGGCGACTTCCTCAACTTCGTGGGCATCGCCTTCCTGGCGGGGGTCACCATCCTCTGCTACATTCCGCTGGTGTGGATGTTTTTCAGCAAGAAGGACACCATCTTCGGCGTTATCGCCCTGCTGGAAATCCTGGTCCTCTCCCTGGCCGCTTCCGGCGTACTGCAGGTGGGAGGGCATTGATCTGTTGCGGTTTACCGGGGTTCGGGGGGGATTATCCCCCCCGACGGGTCCA
The Magnetococcales bacterium genome window above contains:
- a CDS encoding sulfite exporter TauE/SafE family protein, translating into MEGVWATEMAANAPPAAHPWWMWPALMFAVTFVLGIVAVLSGVGGGVLFVPIVGGFFPFNLDFVRGAGLLVALSGALAAGPGLLKAGMADLRLALPMALIASTAAIGGAMMGLAMPQHVVQIALGATILGIVFIMYKAKKSEFPEVPAADSLSTTLRIYGVYHEASSGKNVDWKIHRTAKGMGLFVLIGILAGMFGLGAGWANVPVLNLVMGAPLKVSVATSKFLLSITDTSAAWIYINQGAVLPMMVVPSLIGVMLGSLIGVRLLAVTKPAMIRIIVLVMLTFAGLRAILKGLGI